From Sardina pilchardus chromosome 9, fSarPil1.1, whole genome shotgun sequence, a single genomic window includes:
- the LOC134092126 gene encoding pulmonary surfactant-associated protein D-like, which yields MAASRLCVSVLLLLQIQLLIMGEAQSLEPPALSCPALAGIPGTPGHNGLPGRDGRDGKDGKEGVPGPKGDKGDTGAAVQGPPGKMGPAGPVGPPGPKGDRGDPGALGILANDSLLISDIQALRGRLSLLEKASGYRTFRKVGLKYYVTDGLLATFDEGLKFCSDAGATLVLPRTEEENQALAKVYAVYPSTYPFIAATDRHHEGRFTDLSDRPLDFTKWASGEPNNGGGHQDCIIMHSGGLWDDCNCDLKNLIICELTN from the exons ATGGCAGCCTCCCGACTCTGTGTgtccgtgctgctgctgctgcagattcAGCTGCTAATCATGGGAGAGGCTCAATCCCTGGAGCCTCCAGCCCTCAGCTGCCCTGCCCTCGCGGGCATACCTGGCACCCCTGGGCACAACGGCCTCCCTGGCAGAGACGGAAGAGATGGGAAAGATGGCAAAGAGGGAGTTCCTGGACCCAAGGGGGACAAAGGAGAtactg GAGCAGCAGTGCAGGGCCCTCCAGGGAAGATGGGTCCAGCTGGTCCAGTGGGCCCTCCTGGCCCAAAGGGGGACAGAGGGGATCCAGGAGCATTGG GGATATTGGCCAATGACAGCTTGCTCATATCAGACATCCAGGCTCTCAGAGGAAGACTGTCTCTACTAGAAAAAG CCTCAGGTTACCGGACCTTCCGAAAGGTTGGGCTGAAGTACTATGTGACTGATGGGCTTCTGGCCACTTTTGATGAGGGCCTGAAGTTCTGCTCCGATGCTGGAGCCACACTTGTGCTGCCaagaacagaagaggagaacCAAGCGCTAGCCAAAGTGTACGCAGTTTATCCGTCCACTTACCCATTCATTGCAGCTACAGACAGGCACCATGAAGGGCGATTTACCGATTTAAGTGACAGACCTTTAGATTTCACTAAGTGGGCCAGTGGTGAGCCTAATAATGGTGGTGGCCATCAAGATTGCATTATTATGCATTCAGGTGGCTTGTGGGATGACTGTAACTGTGATCTTAAGAATCTAATCATATGTGAACTGACCAACTGA